In the Isosphaeraceae bacterium EP7 genome, one interval contains:
- a CDS encoding helix-turn-helix transcriptional regulator, whose translation MPELTAEQRALVERLDRDKPDFDELIADGTITGEPGTMLAKVQLESLVFDLKARRESLGISVEAVAKESGLPLDVVSELEGGVIYNPTLNVLFRYAMALGASVELKMVDLDDEA comes from the coding sequence ATGCCAGAATTGACCGCCGAACAGCGTGCCCTGGTTGAGCGGCTCGACCGAGACAAGCCCGACTTTGACGAACTGATCGCCGACGGAACGATCACCGGCGAGCCTGGCACAATGCTCGCCAAGGTTCAACTCGAGAGCCTGGTCTTCGACCTGAAGGCCCGACGCGAGTCGCTGGGGATTTCGGTCGAAGCCGTGGCCAAGGAGTCGGGCCTGCCGCTGGACGTCGTCAGCGAGTTGGAGGGGGGCGTGATCTATAATCCAACCCTGAATGTGTTGTTCCGCTACGCAATGGCGTTGGGGGCGTCGGTCGAGTTGAAGATGGTCGACCTGGATGATGAGGCGTGA
- a CDS encoding caspase family protein, translating into MQNHMRGLATFLGLLCFLLLFSDKAVAQSQLHVILAADTISPDIKDDMESNIYMLIPQFKKQVPEARLKLTVLDKQKLNQKTILRTIAMLNVGADDAIVFMYCGHGYYEDVNQGTFIIPPSDGGGRLYRTTVQKAIQAKQTRLCVTIFDCCSVGPNGPPGVPMAPVEQPPTQVSPLFQSLFFNSSGTITMVSSSPGEYALCGIPHILNNKVVGLMKGSLFTGELTWLLRERSNESLRWDEAGNIIRRRVSQTFKVIAKNGVVTLSDGGRLEQQDQTVVVRINGIPY; encoded by the coding sequence ATGCAAAATCACATGCGAGGCCTTGCGACATTTCTGGGATTACTGTGCTTCTTACTTCTTTTTAGTGACAAGGCGGTTGCTCAGAGCCAATTGCACGTAATCTTAGCTGCCGACACTATCTCGCCCGATATAAAGGATGACATGGAAAGTAATATATACATGTTAATTCCCCAATTCAAAAAGCAAGTGCCTGAGGCCAGGCTGAAGCTAACCGTACTTGATAAGCAAAAGTTAAACCAGAAAACCATCCTTCGCACTATAGCCATGCTGAATGTCGGTGCTGATGACGCAATTGTGTTTATGTATTGTGGCCATGGCTATTATGAAGATGTTAACCAGGGCACATTTATTATCCCGCCAAGCGATGGAGGAGGCCGACTCTATCGCACAACTGTCCAGAAGGCCATCCAGGCAAAACAAACCCGTCTTTGCGTGACAATTTTTGATTGTTGCAGCGTTGGCCCCAATGGGCCTCCTGGAGTGCCCATGGCACCCGTAGAGCAGCCGCCCACGCAAGTGTCACCGCTTTTTCAATCTCTATTTTTCAACTCGAGTGGCACAATCACAATGGTCTCATCAAGCCCAGGCGAATACGCACTTTGCGGGATCCCACACATTCTAAATAACAAAGTTGTGGGACTCATGAAGGGATCTCTGTTCACCGGGGAACTGACATGGCTCTTGAGAGAACGTTCAAATGAATCGCTTCGGTGGGATGAAGCAGGAAATATCATTCGGAGGCGTGTAAGTCAGACCTTCAAAGTCATAGCAAAGAATGGAGTTGTCACCTTGAGTGATGGAGGTCGACTCGAGCAGCAAGACCAGACCGTGGTGGTCCGGATTAATGGTATACCTTACTGA
- a CDS encoding DnaB-like helicase C-terminal domain-containing protein → MNQLAIPTHVSNDKLPPQSIETEINILGACMLLGCDHVAVMNAIRPQDFYRGVHQEIFAAIKALYDRREPIDPLTVHEFLVKAGSSVSLNELNGIVNQTPHVSSAVRHAAIVHQYAVSREVLRVAEQIRADVYSERFSSDEAVARLQLEATRLSSSGTGAKFATTRDMLDAFYSRQAARSAGKALKVYTGLRELDDIIGGFEAGQLIVIGARTSNGKSALCSQIMDHVGTDQGLHVLMFSLEVTWEALMDRILPSRARVSRTNLERQRLTADENRRLLDADQEIGAHNNFFTDTTLIRTPESVVAAVRGHNAQHPGRIGAVIVDYVQLMVPDEGSIQRASKQRHEYIADITRRLKLLAEEIKVPVIIAAQVNRDSEKSGDGRPKLHHLRESGSLEMDANIVILIHRPEVADPEDMPGIAELNVAKNRDGETGTVQVRWKKWCTRFVPMEEPDDFDPYRSSPF, encoded by the coding sequence ATGAACCAACTCGCCATCCCAACTCACGTCAGCAACGACAAGCTCCCGCCGCAGAGCATCGAGACCGAGATCAACATCCTCGGTGCCTGCATGCTCCTCGGATGCGATCATGTCGCCGTGATGAATGCCATCCGGCCGCAGGATTTCTACCGCGGGGTGCACCAGGAGATCTTCGCCGCGATCAAGGCCCTCTACGATCGCAGGGAGCCGATCGATCCCCTGACCGTCCACGAATTCCTGGTCAAGGCCGGCAGCAGTGTCAGCCTGAACGAACTCAACGGCATCGTCAACCAGACGCCCCACGTCTCGAGTGCCGTCCGCCATGCGGCGATTGTCCACCAGTACGCCGTCAGTCGCGAAGTCCTTCGGGTCGCCGAACAGATCCGGGCGGACGTCTACTCCGAGCGGTTCTCCAGCGACGAGGCTGTTGCACGTCTCCAATTGGAGGCTACCCGACTTTCAAGCTCGGGCACGGGCGCGAAATTCGCCACCACCCGCGACATGCTCGACGCCTTCTACTCAAGGCAAGCCGCCCGGTCCGCCGGCAAGGCCTTGAAGGTCTACACGGGCTTGCGTGAGTTGGACGACATCATCGGCGGGTTCGAGGCGGGGCAACTCATCGTCATCGGCGCCCGTACCAGCAACGGCAAGTCCGCCCTCTGCTCCCAGATCATGGATCACGTCGGGACCGACCAGGGCCTCCACGTCCTGATGTTCAGCCTTGAGGTCACCTGGGAGGCCCTGATGGACAGGATCCTGCCGTCCAGGGCGAGGGTTAGTCGAACCAATCTGGAGAGGCAGCGACTGACGGCCGACGAGAATCGAAGGCTTCTCGACGCGGATCAAGAAATCGGTGCACACAACAACTTCTTCACCGACACGACCCTCATCCGGACTCCCGAGTCGGTCGTAGCGGCCGTCCGTGGGCACAATGCCCAGCACCCCGGAAGGATCGGGGCGGTCATCGTCGACTACGTCCAACTCATGGTCCCCGACGAGGGCAGCATCCAGAGGGCCAGCAAGCAGCGGCACGAGTACATCGCCGACATCACCAGGCGGCTCAAGCTGCTCGCGGAAGAGATTAAGGTCCCGGTCATCATCGCGGCCCAGGTGAATCGCGACTCGGAGAAGTCCGGCGATGGTCGGCCGAAGCTCCACCACCTTAGGGAATCGGGAAGCCTCGAGATGGATGCCAACATTGTCATCCTGATCCACCGGCCAGAGGTGGCCGACCCAGAGGACATGCCTGGGATAGCCGAACTGAACGTGGCGAAGAACCGCGACGGTGAGACGGGCACGGTCCAGGTGCGGTGGAAGAAATGGTGCACCCGGTTCGTCCCGATGGAGGAACCCGACGACTTCGACCCCTACAGGTCTTCGCCGTTCTGA
- a CDS encoding helix-turn-helix transcriptional regulator produces MATATKTKSKHKTCPEPIPAAPQATPSIDRDALTLERAIRLREQREACGPSPAEMSTAMGMTLASYQAVEDGERPVGMMWISVFAFALNVKPELIDPWFVGKSYRLRPTRRP; encoded by the coding sequence ATGGCCACAGCCACGAAGACCAAGTCGAAACACAAGACCTGCCCGGAGCCCATCCCGGCGGCCCCGCAAGCCACTCCATCGATCGACCGGGACGCCCTGACCCTCGAGCGGGCCATCCGGCTCCGGGAGCAGCGTGAGGCGTGCGGGCCGTCTCCGGCCGAGATGTCGACGGCCATGGGGATGACGCTCGCGAGCTACCAGGCCGTCGAGGATGGCGAGCGGCCGGTGGGCATGATGTGGATCTCGGTCTTCGCGTTCGCCCTCAACGTGAAGCCCGAATTGATCGACCCGTGGTTCGTCGGCAAGTCGTACCGACTGAGGCCCACTCGGAGACCGTAG
- a CDS encoding tyrosine-type recombinase/integrase codes for MTDSGREIEILEGTDGTELARPDGPVTARNAPAIVKAAGKGAEFAWDEFFQAEIANHHTRKNYMHAVRQFLAWAKQRELAIPVIAPGDVGEYLGSLELAIPTKKLHLAALKRFFDRLVNRHVCVINPAATVRAERYSITEGKTPMIGRDQARALIGSIEASEPVSKRDRAVLSVLIYTAARVGAVAKLAVKDLVHDGSQYSLRFSEKGGKSREIPVRHDLELLLLDYLRSAGIVDGPLFRTANRRARTLTGRAMTGIDICRLMKRRLKAAGLPGHFSPHSFRVAAVTDLLGQGVALEDVQMLAGHADPRTTRIYDRRGREVSRNLVERIST; via the coding sequence ATGACCGACTCCGGCCGCGAGATCGAGATCCTCGAAGGGACCGATGGCACCGAGCTGGCACGGCCGGACGGGCCCGTCACCGCCCGCAACGCCCCGGCCATCGTCAAGGCCGCCGGCAAGGGCGCCGAGTTCGCCTGGGACGAGTTCTTCCAGGCGGAGATCGCCAACCACCACACCCGCAAGAACTACATGCACGCCGTCCGGCAGTTCCTCGCCTGGGCCAAGCAACGTGAGCTGGCGATCCCTGTGATCGCCCCGGGCGACGTGGGGGAATATCTCGGGTCGCTGGAGCTGGCCATCCCGACCAAGAAGCTCCACCTGGCGGCGTTGAAACGATTCTTCGACCGGCTGGTCAATCGCCACGTCTGCGTCATCAACCCCGCCGCGACGGTCCGGGCCGAGCGTTATTCCATCACGGAGGGAAAGACGCCCATGATCGGCCGTGACCAGGCCCGGGCCCTGATCGGGTCGATCGAGGCGTCCGAACCCGTGAGCAAGCGGGACCGCGCCGTTCTGTCGGTCCTCATCTACACGGCGGCACGCGTTGGGGCCGTCGCCAAGCTGGCGGTGAAGGACCTGGTCCACGACGGGTCGCAGTATTCGCTCCGATTCAGCGAGAAGGGCGGCAAGTCGCGGGAGATCCCCGTCAGGCATGACCTGGAACTGCTCCTGCTGGACTACCTCCGGTCGGCCGGGATCGTCGACGGGCCGCTGTTCCGGACGGCCAACCGCCGGGCGCGGACCCTGACGGGTCGGGCGATGACGGGGATCGACATCTGCCGGCTGATGAAGCGTCGGCTGAAGGCCGCCGGGCTGCCGGGGCACTTCTCGCCGCACTCGTTCCGGGTGGCGGCGGTGACGGACCTGCTTGGCCAGGGGGTTGCGCTGGAGGATGTGCAGATGCTCGCGGGACACGCGGACCCCCGGACCACGCGGATCTACGACCGCCGGGGACGCGAGGTGAGCCGCAACCTGGTGGAGCGGATCTCGACGTGA